The DNA sequence TGAGAACAAAAAGCTAAAGAGAGGCTCTAGATACATTCCTCAGTATACTCAGTATACTGATTTGGTAGACACACAAGAACGTGTGTATTTGGCTACTAGATAGAATGTTCATTATCAGAGGCTGCCTCCTTTATTTTGAGACAGTTCTTGGAAAGATCCcaacaaaagatgcgagtatcaTAATGATATTGGACATGCAACCAATGAACGAAAAAATTTACAAGACAAAATCGAGAGTTGATTGATACATCTAGGCCATTTGTACGAGTGGATAAGAAACCATTTGCCACACATGAGAGAATGACAAGTCGAAGCCCAAGCACCACCCAGAGGAGTAGTGTAGACTCCATATGTGTAGGTTCCTTCGGGAGCACTCCCACTGAACTAAGGAGCTCTTCTCGAACAATTTCCTAGGCCACCGGGAGAGTGGCTATGATCTCCGAAGGCCCTCATATAGGGAGTTCGACTCGTAATGAGTTAAAATGCTATGCCGAACCCCTGGATCATGATGAAGAGGTATGGGAAGTAGGCCAATTGCCGACACAAAGACCTCGCCTCATTGACCAACCTCTAATGTTCACTGAAGAAGATGCCCAGACGGTGCATTTTCCACACCATGACCCGTTGGTGATTGAGCCTCCCATTGCAAATAAGATAGTTGCTCGAATCTTGGTAGACAAGAGGAGTTCAGTGAATATTCTGTTCAAAGAAGCTTTTCTTGCCACCGGCCTCGCGGACCAAGACTCGCCTCCGAGTGGTTCTCAGCTCATGAGATTCAATGGGAATTCCCTTATTCCCATGGGAAAAATAAGGCTCCCAATGACTTTGTGTCCTGACACTCCTTAGAGCACATTCAAATATTGTACCTTCGTTGTGGCGGATTGTCCAACAACTTATAACACTATAATGGGACGTCCGACTTTGGTGGATTTCAAAGTTATAACCTCAATTAGGCACTTGTGCCTTAAATTTCCCACCCACTCCACAGGAGTGGGGACTGTTTGAGGAAACCAAGGAGAGGCAAGAAAGTGTTATAGTGTGGCCACCAAACAAGCTGTCTTAATGGTCCAACAAACTGAAAAAAGAAACCCAGTGGGGGTTACAGGATGAGCTGGATCCCTGAATAAGAGTCGAAACCACACTTGAACCTACAGAGGAAGTGGAAGAAATCCAAATTTGCGAGCATGATCTAAAAAAAGTGATCCACGTTGGGAAAAGCATTGGCCCCAACGAAATAAGTGAAATAGTGGAAACCATCAAAGAGTCGACAAATGTCTTTGCGTGGACTCACAGGGACATGACTGACATCAGTCCAAACGTAATTACCCATGTTCTAAACGTTGACAAGAATATGCCAGATGTGCAGCAGAAAAGACGTTCCCTTGATCCAATTATATCAAAAGCTTTAAATAGACAAGATGTTTTCAAATATCTTCATCTAGGATGTCTATTACTCGGAGTGGTTAGCTAATGTGGTACTAGCACCAAAGCCTAACAGCACATGACAAGTGTGCATTGATTTTACAGACTTGAACAAAGCCTATCCTAAAGATTACCTCCCTCTTCTCCAAATTGACCAAACGGTTGATGCCACATCCGCCTATAAATTGTTTTGCTTCATGGATGTTTACTCTGGTTATCACCAGATTAAGAAGCATGTAGCTGACCGATAATGTACTAGTTTCCGAACAGACAAGAGAGTGTATTGTTACCTAATTATGTCCTTTAGACTGAAGAATATAGGAGCAACTTACCAACAATCAGGTAACCAAATGTTTAGAAATTGTTAAGCAATAAGACTCAATACCAAtgctcaaaataaaaaaaataaaaatattgtgtcttttagggtgcgtttggaagtaactgtgtaattactagatagggtaattactagggtggtaattacatagtgtagtaattacactatattttaaaatgcaaggtatgtttggatatgaggtggtaattacatatgaattcatAATATCTtatttggcaaaatagttagtaattacatggaaaaaataacaattctcatggggggccatgagaattggagagtgtaattggaactcctcaattacttccaattacatagttacagtgtaattacatggtcagatAAACATgacaaattgtgtaattacctccaattacacaTAAATTCAATTACATTGTGACTTTCCAAACGCACCATTAATGATTtagcatattttattttaaaaataaatggatgaggaatatatatttaaataaaggaTATTCTAACTATTCTATTGGTGTAATAGAATCTTTCTAAATTAATAACACAAGTTTCTCCAAAGGGAAAAAAAAGAAGCTTTTGTTTGCCTTGAAATTGAATAGAAGCAAACAAAACGTGTCACCCATCGACATGAATCTGATAAATCACGTGTCCACTTCACACACATAAAAAAAGAATTCTCCTTTTTCTCTTTCTAGGTCTAAGTTTTCTCAAAATGTTGGACTCAAAAAGACCAAACTACCCATGTGGTTATCCACTCAGCACGAGTCAACTTCTCCATCAGTTGGGGGTAAATCCGTAAATAAAACTCCTGGACGAGAATTGCTTGGTCACAGCACAACAGATGATATCGTCCATCAATTTGATTTTCAGGGGTCCAAGTAGGACTGGATTCGACACGTGGACCAATGAGAAAGCAGTTTTAGATGGAGCAGTCTCAGCCACTAGTCTAGAGTCTCAGTTCTCAGCCACAAATTCCCATGAGTGAAAACCTGGACTCACTCTACTcgttatatatatttcattattatttattattatataatttttagatACAAATTCTCTATACACTCGCTTTGgttaattttcatttttgtgataaaagaaaccgaaaactcTGTTAAAGAACCAAAAGCCGCCTTCTTTTCATTtgccactctctctttctctctcacttGTTCTTAGTTACATCGTTTCTTGATCTGGGTCTTCTTATTTTTCTCAATCATCAACTGGGTTCTTTCTTTTCTCCTATAATTCATCACAGGTATGTGTTTTTCTATCTGGGTTTAAACTTTAAAGTGTTCTTTTTCTGTGTTGATCTGTCTGTCTGTCTGTCCGTACAGAACCAAGGAAAAGTCTTCTTAGAATTTGGTAAGAAGCTTTGAACTTGAGATTCAAAATTCAGAGCACATATAAGATTTTAAGGTTATTAAATATGTTATCTTGAATATTTAGGGTTGAGACAAATTCtcaatctgaaaaaaaaatttacaaaaattaagGCATAAGTAGGAAAATTAGTTGAATTGAGTAAttggtttgtttatttatttgctTTTATAGTTGGGGAAAACAGTTAATTAATATTAAGAACGATTTATTTATTGTGaagaaattaatattttgtataaTGGGCTCTCATATTAATAAGCCCAGAAAATTACAGTTAACCTAATATTACTTTTATAAATTTAGAGTTATGGTCTTATTCCCAAGACTAATCATTGACTAGTTCTCTTTCTCCACCATAGGAGAGAGAACTCTTTCAACTTGATCAGTCTATGGAAGACCTCAACTTCACAACTTGTAAAGTAACCATTGTCTCAGGTACGTTTTCTACATGATAGTTTCCACTTTTTACAAGATAGTTTTTGCAAATTATGTGTCTTGTTTGTAAGTAAGTAAAGGTTTTCTTGTCAATTTACATGTTTGGAGATATAGTACaattctcatataatttaattatgttgtaattgttgttattttcttgtTTTGGTACAGATTTGAAGTAATGGATTGGTGTCTTAAGAGTGGCGGCGGTGGTAGTGGCGGCGGTGCTAATGATGAGTGTATGGTTCCAGTTCAAAAAGGAAGAAGAATATTGCCAGATAGACTTCCATCACCTGATAGATGGTCGGAATGGGGAAGAGTAGGTGAGTTTGAAACATTTCAAACACATTACAAAGATGGTGATTCTGATCAAAAATTCTATGCTGAAGAAAATTGCTTCAATGGAACAGCTCATCATGAGATGGAAGAAGATAGTTTTTATGATAAGTATCAATCTACCAGTCCTACTAATCATCAGCTTGGCCTAGCAGAATCCTCTCAGACTGATGACATGTTCTTGTACCAATCTTTAACTCTTCATTTTTTGCCTAACTTTTTCATTCCCATTGCCTTGTTTGCTTTCCTCTTGCTTACATGAATCacttgttttgttgttttcttaATGCAGTTCTTATTTTTCTGAGATGGATAATCAAGAGAGATCCTATTGTTTTTCGCCTAAATCTCAATGTGGTGGGATAGAGTTCAATAGAAATTCCCTACAAGACATGACTTCAGATTCTAGAAATACTTCAACTGATTTTCCAAGTCTGCACCCAACATATCTTTCAACATTTGACATCGACGATAACAATGCCTCGATGTTTGTTGTTCCTCGCAATTTGCAGAAAAATGATTTCTTACCAGATCAGGTGAGATACAATATTCCCTTTCAGTTGCCCATTTCTCAAATTCTGCTGTTGTTAAAAGTTTATTtaccaatattttttttgttttttaaaggCAACTGGAATGGAGTTCTCTGTCAATTCTGAGAGTAGCAGCATGACTAGGTCTGATGAAGAGCCATCCCCCGAAGAAACTGTACTGCAAGGACTTCAATCAGTAACGAAACAGGTGATTTTTTCAGTTTGTTTTTTATATTGAAAAAGGAAATGTAGACAGGTCTCAGTATAGTATTGGATTTATTTCTTGAGCAAGTTTTTGACAAAAACTCAAACACAGCTCAATGTAAGTACTCGACTTTCACTCCGTGATGCATTGTATCGCCTTGCAAAAAGCTCAGAAAAACGTCCCATGAGACAGAATCAAGATGGAAACCACTGTGTGGAAAATAATTCTTTGTGGACTCCTGGCATGGAAACAACAAGGTATTTTACATAGTTTCTACAAGCTATGTTTTATATACCAATTTTAGTTCATGTCAAGTTTACCCTTTACACAATTCTGTGGGATTGCAGAGAAGGGAATGGTTACAATTAGTCAATCTTTGTTCCTTTCTGTTTTTTCAGTTTATAAAATATTGTTAGGATACTTTTGTACAAGGAGCATTGTTGCTTGGCCCTGAGGCAGAGTTCAGCCCGAGCCAAGTGACTCTCACTTATTGGGTCATGTGGCCGAATAAGTGAGGTTCACACATATGTTATTTCATAAGAATGTGTTCAATAATTATAAGCTTTCTGATCACAACTTTTACTTTTGATGATCTCAGGTGTGGAACAAATAAAGGAACTGAGACAGAGACCAACATCATTGACAGAGCTATTGCGAACTTGATGTTCAACAAAACCGAGTTGGACTACCAAGATCTTACTGGTGCAACATCCTCAAGCTCCAAAGACGAGGTTGAACCGTCATCATCTGAGTACCAATCCTACACATCTCAATCTCAACAACAACAGCAGCAGCATTCAAATGTACTTGATGATTCTGACTTTCCAATGTTAATGTATCCGGGCGGGGTGGATATGGAAATGGAAAGCTTGAGTTGCGATTTTTCAGGAAATGGTGTTTGAGTTTAAATCATTGTTTTGATgatcatgatgatgatgatgatggattTTAAGTGGCATTTGAatgcttttttattattatatattttgtttgtaAATAATAATATCATTAGTACTAGTAGCTAGCTATAGTGGGCAAGATTTAGATACAAACTTGCTGTATCAGTTTTGATCCTGAATCCAAATTTTAGATAATCAATAACTAATCTCAGTCTCTTATTATAATGATGATAATATATGTTTCTccatttgttgatttttttttctctttctttggaTGAGATAAAGAAAGGAGTTCTTTGATGAGTAACAATCCATTTTGGCACTTACAATGATTCAATCTATCTTCTCTTTTTGTACAATTCTTATTTCTATTATAGCTTTGTCCTTTTGTTTTCAAACATATGAATACAACACCTTAATGCATGAATTTTATTGGgagtttaattattatttccctTGAGCTTTCGCATTTCATGTTACTTTCTAATAAAGATGATAACGACTTTTTGAgcccaaataattttttgaaaattttaaagaaattgaaaaaagttGTATTTGAATAGCGAATACTCAACTTAGAATAGCGGGTATTTAAAGAAAACTGCCAAAATAATAGAACAactggaaaaataaaataaacacaaggaaatatagtggttcagtcagattacagtccgcttagtccactgttgcaaATGAATTCTGCTTAGTTTATTCATCttggatcactcctttatatagaaAACAAGTGTCCTTTTAATTATACATAACTGATCGATTATAGAACCGTTttacaatatataacaatattaaattagaataaataaagaaccGTTTAATCTGTTCTAATAAGTGCAGCAACGTATGTGAACTATAGAATGCGAGTTGTCTGTTCATATTCTCGCACAAGCTTGAAGGCTTTAGGTGCGTTCTATATTCTTACACAAGCTTGCAGGTTTTAGGTGTGTTCTATATTCTTACACAAGCTCGCAGGCTTTAGGTGCGCTCTATATTCGTAAAAGGGCTAATGAGCCTACCACTAGGATGTTTGCGTTCTATCTGAGTTGCATTGATGGACATCTTATGTGTCGACAACATGAGACACGTGAGTCTCTATCAAGTCATCGAACACGTTTTGTCATTTAGATAAATCGTTTCGTAAAGAAGCGATCTTTACTTAGTCGCAAGAGAAGGCTACTTAGCCATCGCATATGTTTCGATATATGCACAACTTGTATAAATCCTTCTCGGCCTTGCTTATCTTACACTACGCAAGACATAGTATGCGATTAGACCCTGTCAAGGCCACATCATCTCGCGAGTTTGGTTCAAGCGAGGTCAACTCTCAGAGAGTCATTAACTAACAACTCATCTATCCTTTGAGGATTGGATCCACGTGTCAATTTTATAGGAGACTGATTTTGAGTTTCTAGGCGAAAAAATCGCAATATAACAGAACACTTaaacaaaaaacataaaaataactataaagtaACAAAAAGACAACTATAAATCAACAAACAAATAACAAGACATCAATCTTGTTAAAATATGCAAATCATTC is a window from the Cannabis sativa cultivar Pink pepper isolate KNU-18-1 chromosome 1, ASM2916894v1, whole genome shotgun sequence genome containing:
- the LOC115705704 gene encoding uncharacterized protein LOC115705704 isoform X1, yielding MDWCLKSGGGGSGGGANDECMVPVQKGRRILPDRLPSPDRWSEWGRVGEFETFQTHYKDGDSDQKFYAEENCFNGTAHHEMEEDSFYDKYQSTSPTNHQLGLAESSQTDDMFFSYFSEMDNQERSYCFSPKSQCGGIEFNRNSLQDMTSDSRNTSTDFPSLHPTYLSTFDIDDNNASMFVVPRNLQKNDFLPDQATGMEFSVNSESSSMTRSDEEPSPEETVLQGLQSVTKQLNVSTRLSLRDALYRLAKSSEKRPMRQNQDGNHCVENNSLWTPGMETTRCGTNKGTETETNIIDRAIANLMFNKTELDYQDLTGATSSSSKDEVEPSSSEYQSYTSQSQQQQQQHSNVLDDSDFPMLMYPGGVDMEMESLSCDFSGNGV
- the LOC115705704 gene encoding protein LNK3 isoform X2, with product MDWCLKSGGGGSGGGANDECMVPVQKGRRILPDRLPSPDRWSEWGRVAHHEMEEDSFYDKYQSTSPTNHQLGLAESSQTDDMFFSYFSEMDNQERSYCFSPKSQCGGIEFNRNSLQDMTSDSRNTSTDFPSLHPTYLSTFDIDDNNASMFVVPRNLQKNDFLPDQATGMEFSVNSESSSMTRSDEEPSPEETVLQGLQSVTKQLNVSTRLSLRDALYRLAKSSEKRPMRQNQDGNHCVENNSLWTPGMETTRCGTNKGTETETNIIDRAIANLMFNKTELDYQDLTGATSSSSKDEVEPSSSEYQSYTSQSQQQQQQHSNVLDDSDFPMLMYPGGVDMEMESLSCDFSGNGV